In Alkalihalobacillus sp. TS-13, the following are encoded in one genomic region:
- a CDS encoding HU family DNA-binding protein encodes MNKTDLINSVSEQTQLSKKDVSKTVDAVFGAIEESLKGGDKVQLIGFGNFEVRERAARKGRNPQTGDEIEIPASKVPAFKPGKALKDAVK; translated from the coding sequence GTGAACAAGACAGATCTTATCAATTCAGTATCTGAGCAAACCCAACTTTCTAAGAAAGACGTTTCTAAAACAGTTGATGCTGTATTTGGAGCGATTGAAGAATCATTAAAAGGCGGGGACAAGGTTCAACTCATCGGTTTCGGTAACTTCGAAGTACGTGAGCGTGCTGCTCGTAAAGGCCGTAACCCGCAAACAGGAGATGAAATTGAAATCCCTGCTAGCAAGGTACCTGCATTCAAACCAGGTAAAGCCCTTAAAGACGCTGTAAAGTAA
- a CDS encoding heptaprenyl diphosphate synthase component 1 — MNNNDIGRKISDLLLQINQKLQHPYLMRFIEQPVIDEDKLLLTYIMLKEKELSDVELEYFAVSTMLVQVALDTHEKISSHDLTEDHERKKRQLTVLAGDYYSSLYYYLLSEIKDLTMIRTLAQAIQEINENKMQYYKNENQSIENSMENIHRIESSLLLKTADHFHLPLWKGIADEFTFMKRMLVERKSIQNNTYTPLVAKIMKQLNRSKGGWLSLKNQILEVVDAYILHSKIRLEKLWAEEPVMSSMLEKRIEQYIEQSGFRMKKYAEEG, encoded by the coding sequence ATGAATAACAACGACATAGGTCGGAAGATTTCGGATCTGCTACTACAAATAAACCAAAAATTACAACATCCTTATCTTATGCGTTTCATCGAGCAACCTGTCATAGATGAGGACAAGCTTCTCCTTACATATATCATGCTCAAGGAAAAAGAGTTGAGTGATGTAGAACTGGAATACTTTGCTGTTTCAACCATGCTTGTCCAGGTCGCATTGGATACACACGAGAAGATTTCCTCACACGATCTGACGGAGGATCATGAGAGGAAAAAACGGCAATTGACGGTTTTAGCAGGGGATTACTATAGTAGTCTGTACTATTATCTATTATCTGAAATAAAAGATTTAACGATGATCCGGACCCTTGCTCAAGCGATTCAAGAAATCAATGAAAATAAAATGCAATACTATAAAAACGAGAATCAATCTATCGAAAATTCAATGGAAAACATCCATCGGATCGAATCCTCACTATTGTTGAAAACTGCAGATCACTTCCACCTTCCATTATGGAAAGGCATAGCTGACGAATTTACGTTCATGAAACGGATGCTAGTGGAAAGAAAGAGCATACAGAACAACACATATACTCCATTAGTCGCGAAAATCATGAAACAATTGAACCGTTCAAAAGGAGGCTGGCTATCTTTGAAGAATCAAATTCTCGAAGTGGTCGATGCTTATATCCTGCATTCGAAGATTCGTTTGGAAAAATTGTGGGCTGAAGAACCTGTCATGAGTTCAATGTTAGAAAAACGAATCGAACAATACATCGAGCAATCAGGTTTCAGGATGAAGAAATATGCAGAAGAAGGGTGA
- a CDS encoding tetratricopeptide repeat protein, giving the protein MPSVQEAIESIDRGEIEKGLGLLKNVRENADHDTLLEIAQLYSELGFMEEAIDVTEELIAFYPDLDELKLFAAELYMEIEREEEALQQLSTITPDHDGYLEALVLSADLYERQGLTEVAEQKLLTAKRIAPNEPVITFGLGEFYLHQGNFNRSRIYYEELLKSGHEHFNQTPVLLRMAESLTGSGQFEEALKYYEKGLQDESNPDDWFGYALTASRIGEYQKTIQALNHLKELDPQYTTLYPALAQAYEEEGALKEAMDVSLEGIRWDEFNEELYLQAGKLAFRLNDQENGIELLKNTLSLNPSNMKATSVLMEQYLQDEMFEALIDLAVEIERYGDLSPDANWKTAVAYRELEDDENALEKYEEAYTELKEQPEFLEDYGWYSLEIGQRDKAKILFTKAMEIDPDRFHLEEEINRLKDL; this is encoded by the coding sequence ATGCCCAGTGTGCAGGAAGCTATTGAGAGTATAGACCGGGGAGAGATTGAAAAGGGACTCGGTTTATTGAAAAACGTACGAGAAAACGCTGATCATGATACGTTGCTAGAGATTGCACAACTATACAGCGAACTTGGATTCATGGAAGAAGCAATCGATGTCACAGAGGAATTGATTGCATTTTATCCGGATTTAGATGAGTTGAAATTATTTGCAGCCGAACTATATATGGAAATAGAACGGGAAGAAGAAGCACTCCAGCAGCTTTCAACCATCACACCTGATCATGATGGATATCTTGAAGCTCTCGTGCTTTCCGCTGATTTATATGAAAGACAAGGACTTACTGAAGTGGCAGAACAAAAATTGTTGACTGCTAAACGAATTGCTCCAAATGAACCGGTTATTACTTTCGGACTTGGGGAATTTTATTTGCATCAAGGGAATTTTAATAGAAGTAGGATTTATTATGAAGAATTGCTCAAATCCGGACATGAACATTTCAATCAGACTCCTGTCTTATTACGGATGGCAGAATCTTTGACAGGGTCCGGTCAATTTGAGGAAGCCTTGAAATATTACGAAAAAGGACTTCAGGATGAGTCAAACCCGGATGATTGGTTCGGGTATGCATTGACAGCAAGCAGGATCGGTGAATACCAGAAGACAATACAAGCCCTCAATCACTTGAAGGAATTGGATCCACAATATACGACGTTATACCCGGCATTGGCACAGGCGTATGAGGAGGAGGGGGCATTAAAGGAAGCGATGGATGTTAGCCTTGAAGGGATCCGGTGGGATGAATTCAATGAGGAATTATACCTTCAGGCTGGAAAACTGGCCTTCCGCTTGAATGATCAGGAAAATGGGATTGAGCTGCTGAAGAACACGTTAAGTCTGAATCCATCTAACATGAAAGCGACTTCTGTTCTGATGGAACAATACTTGCAGGATGAAATGTTCGAAGCTCTTATAGACCTGGCAGTTGAGATTGAACGTTACGGTGACCTTTCACCTGATGCGAACTGGAAAACAGCAGTTGCGTATAGGGAACTAGAAGATGATGAAAACGCATTGGAAAAGTATGAAGAGGCATATACTGAGCTTAAAGAACAGCCTGAATTCCTAGAGGATTATGGATGGTATTCCCTTGAAATCGGTCAGCGAGACAAGGCAAAGATCTTATTCACAAAAGCGATGGAAATCGATCCAGACCGTTTCCACTTGGAAGAAGAAATCAACAGGCTAAAGGATTTGTGA
- the folE gene encoding GTP cyclohydrolase I FolE, whose amino-acid sequence MDHEKIETAVKMILEAIGEDPEREGLLDTPKRVARMYEEVFQGLNQDPAEHFKTVFGEDHEELVLVKDIPFYSMCEHHLVPFFGKAHVAYIPKGGKVTGLSKLARAVEAVTRRPQLQERITSTIADSLLNSLYPYGVMVVIEAEHMCMTMRGVKKPGSQTITSAVRGIFEKDQAARAEVMGLIKS is encoded by the coding sequence ATGGATCACGAAAAAATAGAAACAGCTGTTAAGATGATACTTGAAGCGATAGGTGAAGACCCTGAACGTGAGGGGCTATTAGATACACCTAAACGGGTTGCAAGAATGTATGAAGAAGTTTTTCAAGGATTGAATCAAGATCCTGCTGAACATTTCAAAACGGTTTTTGGTGAAGACCATGAGGAATTGGTATTAGTGAAGGATATCCCGTTTTACTCGATGTGTGAACACCATCTTGTACCTTTCTTTGGTAAAGCGCATGTCGCCTATATTCCGAAGGGCGGAAAAGTGACCGGGCTCAGTAAATTGGCGAGAGCTGTCGAAGCGGTAACCAGACGCCCACAGCTTCAAGAAAGAATTACCTCTACGATTGCAGATTCTTTATTGAATTCACTTTACCCTTATGGAGTGATGGTTGTGATTGAAGCTGAACATATGTGCATGACAATGCGGGGCGTTAAGAAGCCAGGTTCGCAAACGATTACTTCCGCAGTACGAGGAATTTTCGAAAAAGACCAAGCTGCCCGTGCTGAAGTGATGGGCTTGATCAAGTCATAA
- the menG gene encoding demethylmenaquinone methyltransferase, whose translation MQKKGDQVQQETKEQRVHQVFESISNHYDKMNSIISFQRHVAWRRDTMKRMDVQKGSTTLDVCCGTGDWTIAMAKAIGPKGKAIGLDFSKNMLSVGEEKVKDEGLANIQLQHGNAMELPYDDNGFDYVTIGFGLRNVPDLNQVLKEMHRVVKPGGKVVCLETSQPTIPVFRQLYYGYFRYLMPALGRIFAKSYQQYSWLQESAKDFPGRKELAVLFEEAGFVNVEVIPYSGGVAATHIGYKPVAPQERQG comes from the coding sequence ATGCAGAAGAAGGGTGATCAAGTGCAGCAAGAGACGAAAGAACAGCGTGTGCACCAAGTATTTGAATCTATTTCGAATCATTACGACAAAATGAACTCGATCATCAGCTTCCAGCGACATGTCGCGTGGCGTCGTGATACCATGAAACGTATGGATGTACAAAAGGGTTCAACTACATTGGACGTCTGCTGTGGAACAGGCGATTGGACGATTGCCATGGCGAAGGCGATCGGTCCAAAAGGAAAAGCTATCGGACTGGATTTCAGTAAAAATATGTTGTCTGTAGGTGAAGAGAAGGTAAAAGATGAAGGTTTAGCCAATATTCAGCTGCAACACGGGAATGCCATGGAACTGCCCTACGATGATAACGGATTTGACTATGTGACCATCGGTTTCGGCTTGAGGAATGTACCTGATCTTAATCAGGTGTTGAAGGAAATGCACCGCGTCGTCAAACCTGGCGGCAAAGTCGTTTGCCTTGAGACTTCGCAACCGACTATACCAGTATTCCGACAGCTCTATTATGGCTATTTCCGTTATCTCATGCCAGCATTGGGGCGTATTTTTGCAAAAAGCTATCAACAATATTCTTGGCTGCAAGAATCAGCTAAAGACTTTCCGGGGAGAAAGGAATTAGCTGTACTCTTCGAAGAGGCTGGTTTCGTGAACGTGGAAGTCATTCCATATTCAGGTGGCGTAGCAGCAACCCATATTGGTTATAAACCCGTTGCACCACAAGAACGTCAGGGTTAA
- the ndk gene encoding nucleoside-diphosphate kinase translates to MEKTFLMVKPDGVQRNLIGEIVSRFEKKGYKLAGAKLMQISDELAQNHYGEHKERPFFGELVDFITSGPVFAMVWEGENVIASARNMMGKTNPSDAAPGTIRGDYAVQVGQNIIHGSDSPESAEREINLFFKDEELVNYDKSIAKWV, encoded by the coding sequence ATGGAAAAGACTTTTTTGATGGTAAAGCCTGACGGCGTTCAACGTAACCTTATCGGAGAAATCGTAAGCCGATTCGAGAAAAAAGGATATAAATTGGCTGGTGCAAAGCTGATGCAGATTTCTGATGAATTAGCCCAGAATCACTACGGTGAGCATAAAGAACGTCCATTTTTCGGTGAGCTTGTAGATTTCATCACTTCCGGACCAGTTTTTGCAATGGTTTGGGAAGGTGAAAACGTAATCGCGTCAGCTCGCAACATGATGGGAAAAACAAATCCATCTGATGCTGCTCCTGGCACAATCCGCGGTGATTATGCTGTCCAAGTAGGTCAGAATATCATCCACGGTTCTGACTCTCCTGAAAGTGCCGAGAGAGAAATCAACTTGTTCTTCAAAGATGAAGAATTGGTGAACTACGACAAGTCAATTGCTAAGTGGGTATAA
- the hisC gene encoding histidinol-phosphate transaminase gives MKAKQQILSLKAYQPGKPIEEVKRELGLTSVTKLASNENPFGCAPAVKDAVMDELNSVSIYPDGYAAEIRFKLADYLNVKPQQILFGNGSDEVVEMFCRTYLSPGSNTVMASPTFPQYKHNSVIEGAEIIEIPLTKDGKHDLDRMYEAIDRNTKIVWICSPNNPTGTYVTEKELVSFLEKVPPDVIVACDEAYQEYVVADDYPDTLALQRDYPNLILFRTFSKAFGLASLRIGYGVAHEDLIKVVDPVREPFNTSRVAQRAAITALDNLDFIKMCSERNREGMKMYEDFCNKYDLDYFPSQGNFILIDFKTKQGDEVFNYLLKNGYIVRSGNALGFPTSVRITVGSTEQNEGIIQCLSNWLDSDSNG, from the coding sequence ATGAAAGCGAAACAGCAGATTTTATCATTGAAAGCCTATCAACCAGGTAAACCTATTGAAGAGGTCAAAAGGGAACTCGGATTGACATCAGTGACGAAACTCGCATCGAATGAAAATCCGTTTGGCTGTGCACCAGCTGTAAAAGATGCCGTAATGGATGAGTTGAATAGTGTATCAATCTATCCGGATGGATATGCAGCAGAAATAAGATTCAAGCTAGCCGACTATTTGAATGTAAAACCGCAACAAATTCTATTCGGAAATGGTTCAGATGAAGTGGTCGAGATGTTTTGCCGTACATATTTATCGCCTGGATCAAACACCGTCATGGCTTCACCGACCTTTCCGCAATACAAACACAATTCGGTGATAGAAGGTGCTGAGATCATAGAAATACCTCTTACAAAGGATGGAAAGCACGATCTTGATAGAATGTATGAAGCGATCGATAGGAATACGAAGATCGTCTGGATATGCAGTCCAAATAATCCAACAGGGACGTATGTCACGGAAAAAGAACTCGTATCATTCCTGGAAAAGGTACCGCCTGATGTCATTGTAGCTTGTGATGAAGCTTACCAGGAATACGTTGTCGCGGACGACTATCCCGATACATTGGCGCTTCAACGTGATTATCCTAATTTGATCCTATTCCGGACTTTTTCCAAAGCATTCGGATTAGCTTCTTTACGTATCGGATATGGTGTGGCGCATGAGGATCTGATTAAAGTCGTTGATCCGGTCCGTGAACCCTTCAATACTTCTCGCGTTGCACAAAGAGCAGCAATCACGGCGCTGGATAATTTGGATTTCATTAAGATGTGTAGTGAGCGGAACCGTGAAGGAATGAAAATGTATGAGGATTTTTGTAATAAATATGATTTGGACTATTTCCCATCACAAGGGAACTTCATCCTGATCGATTTTAAAACGAAACAGGGAGATGAAGTGTTCAATTATCTGTTGAAGAACGGTTATATCGTCCGTTCAGGAAATGCTTTAGGTTTTCCTACAAGTGTACGTATTACGGTGGGAAGTACTGAACAGAACGAAGGGATTATACAATGTCTATCCAATTGGCTGGACAGTGATTCGAACGGGTGA
- the mtrB gene encoding trp RNA-binding attenuation protein MtrB, which translates to MATSENEFFVIKAKENGVNVIGLTRGSDTRFHHSEKLDKDEVMIAQFTEHTSAVKVRGKAVIQTRHGEMHTDQD; encoded by the coding sequence ATGGCCACATCAGAGAACGAATTTTTCGTGATCAAGGCAAAAGAGAACGGTGTTAACGTAATTGGTTTAACGCGAGGTTCGGATACACGTTTCCACCATTCAGAAAAGCTCGATAAGGATGAAGTGATGATTGCACAATTCACTGAGCATACTTCTGCCGTAAAAGTAAGAGGGAAAGCTGTCATTCAGACAAGACATGGCGAGATGCATACAGATCAAGACTGA
- a CDS encoding protein-glutamate O-methyltransferase CheR, which produces MDQDYSQFSTQIKQVTGIDLNLYKEAQMKRRLIALREKKGYDTFSDFYDAMERDNILLKEFLDRMTINVSEFFRNPSRWKVLQKEWIPALKNGKDYLNVWSAACSTGEEPYTLAMILRESIPSEKFSILATDIDELAIKRAKLGYYLEKSLKDVPEKMKKEYFEKDGIGFKVSDVLKEKIHYEKHNMLADPFKSNFDLIVCRNVMIYFTEDAKKQLYAKFSQALSPGGILFVGSTEQIFNPNQFGLESVATFFYRKK; this is translated from the coding sequence ATGGATCAGGATTATTCACAGTTTTCAACACAAATCAAGCAGGTGACGGGAATTGATTTAAATCTTTATAAAGAGGCGCAAATGAAACGCCGACTTATCGCTCTAAGGGAAAAGAAGGGCTATGACACATTCTCTGATTTTTATGATGCAATGGAAAGGGATAACATACTGCTCAAGGAATTCCTGGATAGGATGACAATCAACGTTTCAGAGTTTTTCAGAAATCCATCAAGATGGAAAGTGCTTCAAAAAGAATGGATCCCTGCATTGAAAAATGGGAAAGATTACTTGAATGTGTGGAGTGCAGCATGTTCTACTGGAGAAGAACCCTATACTCTTGCTATGATATTAAGAGAGAGTATTCCTTCTGAGAAATTTTCAATCCTCGCTACCGATATTGATGAATTAGCGATAAAGCGGGCAAAGCTTGGTTATTATCTCGAAAAAAGCCTGAAGGATGTACCTGAAAAAATGAAGAAGGAATATTTCGAAAAAGATGGAATTGGTTTTAAGGTAAGTGATGTACTGAAAGAAAAAATTCATTACGAAAAACATAACATGCTTGCCGATCCATTCAAGTCTAATTTCGACCTTATCGTTTGCCGGAATGTCATGATTTATTTTACTGAGGATGCAAAAAAGCAGCTCTACGCGAAGTTCAGTCAAGCTTTAAGTCCTGGAGGTATTTTGTTTGTTGGAAGCACCGAACAGATTTTTAATCCGAATCAATTTGGACTTGAATCCGTTGCAACATTTTTCTATAGGAAAAAGTGA
- the aroB gene encoding 3-dehydroquinate synthase: METIEVRTDNEQYPVFIGQGMISNLNNIIKESVPECSSILIISDSNVAPLYLELVKKELEDHQVNEWVIPAGESSKSLREYEKGITYALRCQLDRKSLIIALGGGVVGDLAGFIAATYLRGIRFIQIPTTLLAHDSSVGGKVGINHSLGKNLIGAFHQPEAVLFDIDFLKTLPAREWRSGFAEIVKMGLIRDARFYEYLSSNVETLPVKEDILEKVIKRAIELKAEIVRLDEREAGIRAYLNLGHTLGHAIEAESRYQSISHGEAVMIGMLYAIKLSEKRLDRSIVSAKFYDWISQLGYANWHPTLNRPRLLLERIKQDKKNSRQQIWMVLLEECGVATLEKVEDQFILEQLDTFKSWVKSNGTR, from the coding sequence TTGGAAACCATTGAAGTAAGAACGGATAACGAACAATACCCTGTTTTTATCGGACAAGGGATGATTTCAAATTTAAATAATATTATCAAGGAATCTGTCCCAGAGTGCAGCAGCATTTTAATTATTTCTGATAGTAATGTTGCACCGCTTTATCTCGAACTAGTCAAGAAGGAACTAGAAGATCATCAGGTGAATGAATGGGTCATCCCTGCAGGTGAATCAAGTAAATCTTTGCGGGAGTATGAAAAGGGCATTACCTACGCATTGCGTTGTCAATTGGATCGTAAATCTCTGATCATAGCCCTTGGAGGCGGAGTTGTCGGAGACCTTGCTGGTTTCATAGCTGCCACATATCTTCGTGGTATCAGGTTCATCCAAATCCCAACAACACTGCTAGCTCATGACAGTAGTGTAGGGGGAAAGGTGGGTATCAATCATTCCTTAGGTAAAAATCTGATCGGAGCCTTCCATCAACCCGAAGCAGTCCTGTTCGATATCGATTTCCTTAAAACATTGCCTGCCAGGGAATGGCGATCCGGATTTGCCGAGATTGTAAAGATGGGGCTTATTAGAGATGCAAGATTCTATGAATATCTATCATCTAATGTTGAGACTCTTCCCGTAAAAGAAGACATACTGGAAAAAGTCATCAAACGCGCCATTGAACTGAAGGCAGAAATCGTACGGTTGGATGAGCGTGAAGCTGGAATACGAGCATATTTGAACCTCGGGCACACACTCGGTCATGCTATCGAAGCTGAAAGCAGGTATCAAAGCATTTCGCATGGAGAAGCTGTCATGATCGGGATGCTTTATGCAATCAAGTTGAGTGAAAAGCGATTGGACCGTTCGATCGTCTCTGCAAAATTTTATGACTGGATCAGCCAATTAGGATACGCGAATTGGCATCCTACCTTGAACCGGCCGAGGTTATTGCTCGAGAGAATAAAGCAAGACAAGAAAAATAGCAGACAACAAATCTGGATGGTCTTACTGGAGGAATGTGGTGTAGCGACCCTCGAAAAGGTAGAGGATCAATTTATACTTGAGCAATTGGATACTTTCAAGTCTTGGGTAAAATCAAACGGTACGAGATGA
- the hepT gene encoding heptaprenyl diphosphate synthase component II — MKLTTIYSHLRNDLSTIENDLEKTIEAQHSILQDASIQLLKAGGKRIRPVFVLLSAQFGKYDVDRVKKAAVALELIHMASLVHDDVIDDASLRRGKSTIKAQYDNRVAMYTGDYIFARSLEYITYLNNLEAHKVLSGAIMEMCLGEIEQIKEQYELNQNLRDYFRRIKRKTALLISVSCELGALAGDADPHVQRQLKQFGYYVGMAFQITDDILDFTSTEKQLGKPAGGDLQQGNITLPVFFAMKDPAFKERLENVFENQPIPQSLIEGLIREIKDMGAIAESKEISDRYLKKAFLALEKLPDNRAKRSLKQISEYIGRRNY, encoded by the coding sequence ATGAAATTAACAACAATCTATTCTCATTTGCGTAATGACCTCTCAACAATTGAAAATGACCTGGAAAAGACCATTGAAGCACAACATTCGATTCTTCAAGATGCATCGATTCAATTATTGAAAGCAGGGGGAAAAAGGATCCGCCCTGTTTTTGTGTTGTTGTCTGCCCAGTTTGGTAAATACGATGTGGATCGCGTGAAAAAAGCGGCTGTAGCGTTAGAACTCATCCATATGGCTTCTCTTGTCCACGATGATGTCATTGATGATGCATCATTACGACGTGGAAAATCCACTATCAAAGCCCAGTATGATAACCGTGTAGCGATGTATACAGGTGATTATATCTTTGCTAGGTCTTTAGAGTATATTACTTATTTGAATAACCTGGAGGCGCATAAGGTTTTATCCGGAGCAATCATGGAAATGTGCCTGGGAGAGATTGAACAAATCAAGGAACAATATGAACTCAATCAGAATTTGCGGGATTATTTTAGAAGAATCAAGCGTAAGACCGCATTATTGATCTCTGTCAGTTGTGAATTGGGGGCTCTTGCAGGAGATGCCGATCCTCATGTCCAGAGACAGCTTAAACAGTTCGGTTATTATGTCGGGATGGCCTTCCAGATTACGGATGACATCTTGGATTTCACTTCTACGGAGAAACAGCTCGGTAAACCTGCAGGAGGCGACCTTCAACAAGGAAACATCACTTTGCCTGTATTTTTTGCAATGAAGGATCCTGCTTTCAAAGAGAGACTGGAAAACGTGTTTGAAAATCAACCAATACCACAAAGTTTGATAGAAGGATTGATCAGAGAAATCAAGGATATGGGGGCGATTGCAGAATCGAAGGAAATTTCCGATCGTTATTTGAAAAAAGCCTTCCTTGCTCTAGAAAAGCTTCCAGATAACCGTGCCAAGCGGTCTCTGAAACAAATCTCTGAATATATCGGCCGCAGAAACTATTAA